A region of Faecalibacterium taiwanense DNA encodes the following proteins:
- a CDS encoding type I restriction endonuclease subunit R, with amino-acid sequence MLLFTEDTFEQAVVELFENMGYTHIYAPDMNRTDYSRPLLDDVLRDCLVRLNRSLPAVAIDEAILKLNDFDAGSLLQKNIIFMDYLQNGITVKYAVKGEERSSVVKLIDYADADKNDFYVVNQYTFVENGNNRRPDIILFINGLPLVLMELKSPSKDEVGAENAYNQIRNYIKDIPSMFYYNAICVISDLSTNKAGTITSGLDRFMEWKTKDGDYENTAYAQFDTFYEGMFQKARLLDILKNFILFSGDGQKPIKILAGYHQYFAVRKAIEKAKIATKTDGKGGVFWHTQGSGKSLSMVFYAHLLQEALDSPTIVVMTDRIDLDDQLYTQFARCAPFLRQTPVQATSKENLSKLLDGREANGIIFTTMFKFERGEKPLSERRNIVVMADEAHRGQYGFDEKIVIKENEQGEKEAHTVIGNARIIHDALPNATYIGFTGTPISAKDRNTREVFGDYIDVYDMTQAVEDGATRPVYYESRVIKLHLDQNTLALIDATYDALEQQSDAATIEKSKKMLGQMESVLGADSTIQSLCEDIVNHYEKYRANLLTGKAMIVAYSRPIAMKIYRKLLELRPTWNEKIGVVMTGGNNDPEDWKEIIGTKSHKEELARKFKDNDDPMKIAIVVDMWLTGFDVPSLATMYVYKPMHGYNLMQAIARVNRVFKDKEGGLIVDYVGIASALKAAMKEYTKRDQSRYGDMDIAKVAYPKFQEKLQVCKDLLHGFDFSGFIGGSPLMMAKLVTGGVNFVLDAKAPKRKDLFLREALLLKQSHSLCSSMTTEQERHEAAYMEAVRSTVVKITYGGSGGKTLSLKEINAQINELLKASIQSQGVISLFDSKQADENISLFDPAVLDEISKMKEKNIAVEILKKLMAEQVSLYKRTNVVQSQKFSEKITQLMNSYYNGLITNEEVIKELLKTAQEITELYNNGKKLGLTQEELAFYDALTKPENIKDFYQNNELIDLTRELTEMLRKNRTIDWQKKETARASMRKMVKHLLKKYKYPPEDYDTAISTVISQCEMWTDNMVV; translated from the coding sequence ATGCTTTTATTTACCGAAGATACCTTTGAACAAGCGGTCGTAGAGCTATTTGAAAATATGGGTTACACCCACATTTATGCTCCTGATATGAACCGGACGGATTACAGCCGCCCGCTACTGGACGATGTTTTGCGGGATTGTCTGGTGCGGCTGAATCGCAGCCTTCCGGCTGTGGCAATTGATGAAGCCATCCTGAAACTGAATGATTTTGATGCAGGAAGCCTATTGCAGAAGAATATTATTTTTATGGACTATCTGCAAAACGGCATCACTGTCAAATATGCAGTCAAGGGTGAAGAACGGTCTTCGGTAGTAAAGCTGATTGATTATGCAGATGCAGACAAAAATGATTTCTATGTGGTAAACCAGTATACCTTCGTGGAAAATGGAAACAACCGCCGCCCGGATATTATTTTGTTTATCAATGGCTTGCCGCTGGTTTTGATGGAACTGAAAAGTCCTTCCAAGGACGAAGTGGGCGCAGAAAACGCATACAACCAGATTCGGAACTACATAAAGGACATCCCTTCGATGTTCTATTATAATGCAATCTGCGTAATCAGCGACCTTTCGACCAATAAGGCGGGAACAATCACTTCTGGACTTGACCGTTTTATGGAGTGGAAAACAAAGGATGGCGATTACGAAAATACGGCGTATGCGCAGTTTGATACCTTCTATGAGGGGATGTTCCAGAAAGCCCGGTTGCTAGATATTCTGAAAAATTTTATCCTGTTTTCCGGCGATGGGCAGAAGCCGATTAAAATTTTGGCTGGATACCACCAGTATTTTGCAGTGCGAAAAGCTATCGAAAAGGCCAAGATTGCCACTAAAACGGATGGCAAGGGTGGTGTGTTCTGGCATACGCAGGGCAGCGGGAAATCGCTGTCGATGGTATTCTACGCCCATTTACTGCAAGAAGCTTTGGATAGCCCCACCATCGTTGTGATGACGGACCGCATTGACCTTGACGATCAGCTCTACACGCAGTTCGCCAGGTGCGCGCCGTTTTTGCGCCAGACACCTGTACAGGCAACCAGCAAGGAAAATCTAAGCAAGCTGCTGGATGGCCGAGAAGCAAACGGCATCATCTTCACCACGATGTTCAAGTTCGAGCGTGGCGAGAAGCCGCTCTCCGAACGGCGGAATATTGTGGTGATGGCCGATGAAGCCCATCGCGGACAATATGGTTTTGATGAGAAAATTGTCATCAAAGAAAATGAACAGGGTGAAAAAGAAGCACATACAGTGATTGGAAATGCCCGAATCATCCATGATGCCCTGCCGAATGCAACCTACATAGGCTTTACGGGAACGCCGATTTCGGCAAAAGATAGAAATACGCGTGAAGTTTTTGGTGATTATATCGATGTTTACGATATGACACAGGCGGTGGAAGATGGTGCAACGCGTCCGGTTTACTACGAGAGCCGTGTTATCAAACTCCACCTCGACCAAAATACGCTGGCCTTGATTGATGCGACCTACGATGCGCTGGAACAGCAATCGGACGCTGCAACGATTGAAAAAAGCAAAAAGATGCTGGGGCAGATGGAGAGTGTGCTGGGGGCAGATTCTACCATTCAATCCCTGTGCGAAGATATTGTCAACCATTACGAAAAGTACCGCGCTAATCTTTTGACGGGCAAGGCGATGATCGTGGCGTATTCGCGCCCGATTGCGATGAAGATTTATCGAAAACTTCTGGAGCTGCGCCCGACATGGAACGAAAAAATCGGCGTAGTTATGACGGGTGGCAACAATGACCCGGAGGATTGGAAAGAAATCATCGGTACAAAATCTCACAAAGAAGAACTTGCCCGGAAATTCAAAGACAACGATGACCCGATGAAGATTGCCATTGTTGTGGATATGTGGTTGACAGGTTTTGATGTGCCTTCACTGGCTACGATGTATGTTTACAAGCCAATGCACGGATACAATCTGATGCAGGCCATCGCGCGTGTCAACCGCGTGTTTAAGGACAAAGAGGGCGGCTTGATTGTAGATTACGTTGGCATTGCATCTGCCCTCAAAGCCGCTATGAAGGAGTATACCAAGCGTGACCAGTCCCGATATGGCGATATGGACATTGCCAAAGTTGCTTATCCAAAGTTTCAGGAAAAGCTTCAGGTGTGCAAAGATTTGTTGCACGGCTTTGATTTCAGCGGATTTATTGGCGGTTCTCCGTTGATGATGGCAAAGCTGGTCACTGGCGGCGTAAACTTTGTTCTGGACGCAAAAGCACCCAAGCGCAAAGATCTGTTCCTGCGAGAAGCTCTGCTGCTGAAACAGTCGCACTCTCTGTGCTCTAGCATGACCACGGAGCAGGAGCGACATGAAGCGGCCTATATGGAAGCAGTCCGTTCTACGGTGGTGAAGATCACCTATGGTGGGAGTGGCGGCAAGACACTTTCTTTGAAAGAAATCAATGCTCAAATCAATGAGTTGCTAAAGGCGAGTATCCAGAGCCAAGGCGTTATCAGCTTGTTTGACAGCAAGCAGGCGGATGAAAATATCAGCCTGTTTGACCCGGCGGTGTTGGATGAAATTTCAAAAATGAAGGAAAAGAACATTGCCGTAGAAATTTTGAAAAAACTTATGGCAGAGCAAGTTTCACTGTATAAACGGACAAATGTTGTGCAGTCTCAGAAGTTTTCAGAAAAGATTACACAGTTGATGAACTCTTACTACAATGGCTTGATTACAAACGAGGAGGTCATCAAGGAACTTCTGAAAACGGCACAGGAGATTACAGAACTGTATAACAACGGTAAAAAGCTGGGCTTGACGCAGGAAGAACTGGCTTTTTACGATGCTCTGACAAAGCCGGAAAACATAAAGGACTTCTATCAAAATAATGAATTGATTGACTTGACCAGAGAACTTACGGAAATGCTGCGCAAAAATCGGACGATAGACTGGCAGAAAAAAGAAACTGCCCGTGCGAGTATGCGTAAGATGGTGAAGCACTTGCTGAAAAAATATAAGTATCCACCGGAAGATTATGATACGGCAATCAGCACGGTCATTAGCCAGTGTGAGATGTGGACTGACAACATGGTAGTATGA
- a CDS encoding restriction endonuclease subunit S yields MKSKWTYRPLGELVSFASGGTPSKKRDGYWGGTIPWISAKTLKTENIDTSDLFITEEGLKAGSKIAPKGSILLLTRGSGLFNGIPIARVEKDVAFNQDIKCLDSYGEVENEFIFYWLLSQKDYLMAKVGVTGIGAGKFDLDFLQKLMIPIPSERERKSIVGFANSISEKIRCNAKVNDNLAA; encoded by the coding sequence ATGAAATCTAAATGGACATATCGCCCACTTGGTGAGCTTGTATCTTTTGCATCAGGAGGAACACCGAGTAAAAAAAGAGATGGTTATTGGGGTGGAACTATTCCTTGGATTAGTGCAAAGACATTGAAAACGGAGAATATCGACACATCTGATTTGTTTATAACAGAAGAAGGGCTAAAAGCTGGAAGCAAGATTGCGCCGAAGGGAAGCATCTTACTTCTTACACGAGGAAGCGGTCTTTTTAATGGAATACCAATTGCTAGAGTTGAAAAAGATGTGGCTTTCAATCAAGATATAAAGTGTCTGGATTCATATGGAGAAGTGGAAAACGAGTTTATATTTTATTGGTTGTTGTCGCAAAAAGATTATTTGATGGCAAAGGTTGGAGTTACAGGAATTGGAGCGGGAAAATTTGATTTAGATTTTTTACAAAAGCTAATGATTCCGATTCCGAGTGAGCGAGAAAGAAAAAGTATCGTTGGATTCGCAAATAGCATCAGCGAAAAAATTAGATGTAATGCAAAGGTAAACGATAATTTAGCGGCTTAA
- a CDS encoding transcriptional regulator: MAELSGVQTASIHKLADCLSENPRLKEPLFLYALAYDKVELLLRYTANSTVAAEYEQLSNRYSLAQMLLFLENQSPELPEGYWKVWRSYCSVRDSALADNDTKDLIHRRVLELQQKKKLTNYRLYTDLKLNPGNVNAWLKHNDSSKMSLDCARQIYKYAKSYPSVR, from the coding sequence GTGGCAGAGCTTTCCGGGGTGCAGACGGCTAGTATTCATAAGCTGGCAGATTGTCTGAGCGAGAATCCCCGCCTGAAAGAACCGCTGTTTCTCTATGCTTTGGCCTATGATAAAGTAGAACTGCTGCTCCGCTACACCGCGAACAGCACTGTTGCTGCGGAATATGAGCAGCTTTCCAACCGCTATTCACTGGCGCAAATGCTGCTGTTTCTGGAAAATCAGTCGCCGGAATTGCCGGAGGGCTACTGGAAAGTCTGGCGCAGTTATTGTTCAGTACGAGATTCTGCTCTTGCAGACAATGACACAAAAGATCTGATCCATCGCCGGGTATTGGAACTTCAACAGAAAAAGAAATTGACGAATTATCGCCTTTACACAGACTTGAAGTTGAATCCGGGCAATGTGAATGCATGGCTCAAACACAACGATTCCAGCAAAATGAGCCTTGACTGTGCACGGCAGATTTACAAGTATGCAAAAAGCTACCCGTCTGTTCGATAA
- a CDS encoding recombinase family protein has product MTAVIYARYSSDNQREESIEGQIRECTAYAEKNGITVIKHYIDRAFSAKTDNRPEFQQMIKDSGKKLFDIVLVWKFDRFARNRFDSANYKMILKKNGVHLISVMEPIAEGSQGILVETLLEGMAEYYSAELSEKVIRGQTENALKGKCTGGTGTIGYKIDDDKFYHLDPLTAPLVLEAFQRYDNGDKMVEIVNFLNDKGVRNMLGGKMTHSSVNTMLKNRRYIGELSFRDIVVPDAIPVIVPKDLFDRVQKRLDKNKRAPACGKADEEYLLTTKLFCGKCGALMFGESGTSATGRTYYYYKCANVKRRKGCNKKTVQKDWLEDLVVRETMKLIQDDAVIDKIVQLVMDVQNQENTTIPLLEKQLREVNKKLDNLMKAIEDGLYARTTKERLEALESQKGELTVKIADEKLKKPSFNEDFIRFWLMKFRKFDISQKKQRKALIEIFVNAIFLYDDRMLITFNYKDGTQTVRFEDALTADCGEKSLRLRSNESPSGAFEQQNGLAQARWRGRAPTSSDLSSSAGPKAPQTNLFVCGAFLFAHSVVRK; this is encoded by the coding sequence ATGACCGCCGTAATTTACGCCCGCTATTCCAGTGATAACCAGCGTGAAGAATCCATTGAAGGCCAGATTCGGGAATGCACGGCTTATGCGGAAAAGAACGGCATCACGGTCATCAAGCACTACATTGACCGTGCATTCTCTGCCAAAACGGACAATCGCCCGGAATTCCAGCAGATGATCAAAGACAGCGGCAAAAAACTGTTTGATATTGTTCTCGTCTGGAAATTTGATCGCTTTGCCCGGAATCGTTTTGATAGCGCAAACTATAAGATGATCCTGAAAAAGAACGGTGTCCACCTGATTTCCGTTATGGAACCCATTGCCGAGGGTTCACAGGGCATTCTGGTGGAAACCCTTCTGGAAGGTATGGCGGAATACTATTCGGCAGAGCTGTCCGAAAAGGTGATTCGTGGCCAGACGGAGAATGCTTTGAAGGGAAAGTGCACTGGCGGTACGGGAACCATCGGCTATAAAATCGACGATGACAAGTTCTATCATCTTGACCCGCTGACCGCTCCGTTGGTACTGGAAGCCTTTCAGCGGTATGATAACGGCGATAAGATGGTGGAGATCGTAAACTTCCTCAACGACAAGGGTGTCCGCAATATGCTGGGCGGCAAAATGACTCACAGCAGCGTGAACACCATGCTCAAGAACCGCCGGTACATTGGCGAACTGTCTTTCCGGGATATCGTTGTGCCGGATGCAATTCCGGTTATTGTTCCGAAAGACCTGTTTGACCGGGTGCAGAAGCGTCTGGATAAGAACAAGCGTGCCCCTGCCTGTGGCAAGGCAGACGAGGAATATCTGCTGACCACCAAGCTGTTCTGCGGCAAATGCGGTGCGCTGATGTTCGGCGAAAGCGGAACCAGTGCCACCGGGCGCACCTACTATTATTATAAATGCGCCAACGTCAAGCGGCGTAAGGGCTGCAACAAAAAGACCGTGCAGAAGGACTGGCTGGAAGATCTGGTTGTTCGGGAGACCATGAAGCTGATTCAGGACGATGCGGTGATCGACAAGATCGTTCAATTGGTCATGGATGTCCAGAATCAGGAGAACACAACGATCCCGCTGCTGGAAAAGCAACTGCGAGAGGTCAACAAAAAGCTGGACAACCTGATGAAGGCGATCGAGGACGGCTTGTACGCCCGGACAACGAAAGAGCGTCTGGAAGCGCTGGAAAGCCAGAAAGGTGAGCTGACTGTAAAAATCGCAGATGAAAAATTGAAGAAGCCCAGCTTCAATGAGGATTTCATCCGATTCTGGCTGATGAAATTTAGAAAGTTCGATATTTCGCAGAAAAAGCAGAGAAAAGCGCTGATCGAAATTTTTGTAAATGCCATTTTTCTGTACGATGACCGGATGCTGATCACGTTCAACTACAAGGATGGCACCCAAACCGTCCGATTTGAGGACGCTTTGACCGCTGATTGCGGAGAAAAAAGTTTGCGTTTGCGAAGCAACGAAAGCCCCAGTGGGGCTTTTGAGCAACAGAACGGTCTTGCGCAAGCAAGATGGAGGGGCCGTGCCCCGACAAGTTCGGATTTGTCCAGCTCTGCTGGACCAAAAGCTCCACAGACGAATTTGTTCGTCTGTGGAGCTTTTTTGTTTGCCCACAGCGTGGTCAGAAAATGA
- a CDS encoding restriction endonuclease subunit S: MEYKTLGSLVDRKIGYGIVQPGQNILDGVPVIKVNNLITGLHSKDELDVTTKENDEKYSRTRLEGGELIVSVVGTVGKTAIVPKSFRGCNLVRAVAMIDIKENWLSKWVKYYIDSPAGQAYIEQNLNTTVQATLNIKTLVDMPIPFPKEDEMRKIVTILDAIDRKIECDQQINDNLAA; encoded by the coding sequence ATGGAATATAAAACTTTGGGATCTCTTGTGGACAGAAAAATAGGATATGGCATCGTTCAACCGGGTCAGAATATTTTGGATGGAGTGCCGGTTATAAAAGTAAATAATCTGATTACTGGACTTCATTCAAAGGATGAATTGGACGTCACAACAAAAGAAAATGATGAAAAATATTCCAGAACAAGACTTGAAGGCGGCGAACTGATTGTAAGCGTTGTTGGTACTGTTGGAAAAACTGCGATTGTTCCCAAAAGCTTTCGAGGGTGTAATTTGGTTCGTGCAGTTGCAATGATTGATATAAAGGAAAACTGGCTTTCCAAATGGGTTAAGTACTATATTGATTCACCTGCCGGGCAAGCATATATCGAGCAAAATCTAAATACAACTGTTCAAGCAACACTTAATATTAAAACTCTTGTTGATATGCCGATTCCTTTTCCAAAAGAAGATGAAATGCGAAAGATTGTAACAATTTTGGACGCAATCGATAGGAAAATTGAATGCGATCAACAGATAAACGATAATTTAGCGGCTTAA
- a CDS encoding FRG domain-containing protein, with protein MEDFDNAKTRNPRECVVTNLNSYLTYISDIKETIKKEEGAEVSTKHYFFRGQASNEWNVMPGVFRGGMLPHEAELINAAYTRNPDDFRKLTTDFEKLAKLQHYGLPTRLLDVTENPLVALYFACQNNQEKKITDGKTTLLPPTDGKIYYKRDYGKSYSDIEIKVLAYLASHEISGDYTLEKLLSDLNKYGIYTDKEVKECEASEYKSLLSTIQRNYFVISNLNNERLVRQSGSFLICGKYNVQLKEKLGQSIVKRAYSDVQDEFELQSFRIPAGRKDAILEELSFYNINEGTLFPELEHQMAYIKSNYANTQKPMVDRFVKTEVPITSIREVRDSDVSDDKVDEIIREALHNAVHPEIFDDCYVAIQKNLMPDWYRKEIGLSKVRLALTDTLDNGTPMGRAVAKRAAHSIVTKIVNAIAQESNTATSDNS; from the coding sequence ATGGAAGATTTTGATAATGCTAAGACAAGAAATCCGAGGGAATGCGTTGTTACAAACCTTAATAGCTACTTGACCTACATTTCTGATATAAAGGAAACCATAAAGAAAGAAGAAGGCGCGGAAGTGAGCACAAAGCACTATTTCTTCCGTGGACAGGCTAGCAACGAATGGAACGTCATGCCGGGAGTGTTCCGTGGTGGGATGCTGCCACATGAAGCAGAATTGATAAACGCAGCTTACACACGGAATCCTGATGACTTTCGAAAATTGACAACAGATTTTGAAAAACTCGCAAAATTGCAGCACTACGGGTTGCCAACAAGACTGTTGGACGTGACGGAAAATCCGCTAGTGGCACTGTATTTTGCCTGCCAAAACAATCAAGAGAAAAAGATAACTGACGGAAAGACTACGTTATTGCCGCCGACCGATGGGAAAATCTATTATAAGCGCGATTACGGAAAAAGCTATAGCGACATAGAGATCAAAGTGCTGGCATATTTAGCGAGTCATGAAATTTCGGGCGATTATACATTAGAAAAGCTGCTCTCGGATTTGAACAAGTATGGAATTTATACAGATAAAGAGGTAAAAGAGTGCGAGGCAAGCGAGTACAAAAGCTTGCTTTCGACTATTCAAAGAAATTATTTTGTGATTTCCAACTTGAATAATGAAAGATTGGTACGGCAAAGCGGCTCTTTTTTGATCTGCGGAAAATATAATGTTCAGCTGAAAGAAAAACTCGGACAGAGCATTGTTAAACGGGCATATAGTGATGTCCAAGATGAATTTGAACTTCAAAGTTTTAGAATACCAGCGGGAAGAAAAGATGCGATTTTAGAGGAACTGAGTTTTTACAACATCAACGAAGGGACGCTGTTCCCGGAACTTGAGCACCAGATGGCATATATTAAAAGCAATTATGCGAACACACAAAAGCCTATGGTTGATCGGTTTGTGAAAACAGAAGTTCCGATAACAAGTATTAGAGAAGTGCGTGATTCAGATGTTTCAGATGATAAAGTGGACGAGATTATTCGAGAAGCATTGCATAATGCTGTGCATCCAGAAATTTTTGATGATTGTTATGTTGCAATTCAAAAGAATCTGATGCCGGATTGGTATCGTAAGGAAATTGGACTCAGTAAAGTTCGATTGGCACTAACGGATACATTGGATAATGGTACGCCGATGGGACGTGCGGTGGCAAAAAGAGCGGCGCATTCTATCGTTACAAAGATTGTGAATGCCATTGCGCAAGAATCGAATACAGCAACTTCGGATAATAGTTGA
- the xerA gene encoding site-specific tyrosine recombinase/integron integrase produces the protein MKNQIINEIQRKMLPYLNNEQLLHLKAVLEASFQGVTIEMGEEQPKAEEQDSAVAFITAKRIEGCSEKTLTYYSKTIAAMLNGVGKSPQQITTDDLRKYLMDYQTRRRSSKVTIDNIRRILSSFFSWLEDEDFIVKSPVRRIHKVKTAKIIKETYTDEALELMRDNCSTVRDLAIIDLLASSGMRVGELVTLNREDINFNERECVVFGKGNKERLVYFDARTKIHLQNYLDERSDSNPALFVTLKEPHERLMIGGVETMLRELGRRLKLNKVHPHKFRRTLATSAIDKGMPIEQVQQLLGHQKIDTTMHYAMVKQQNVKLAHRKFIG, from the coding sequence ATGAAAAATCAGATTATCAACGAGATACAGCGAAAAATGCTGCCGTATCTCAATAACGAACAGTTGCTGCATTTGAAAGCAGTGCTGGAAGCGTCATTTCAAGGTGTCACAATTGAAATGGGTGAAGAACAGCCAAAGGCTGAGGAACAAGATTCGGCAGTAGCGTTTATTACGGCAAAACGGATAGAGGGCTGTTCCGAGAAAACATTGACCTATTATTCAAAAACTATTGCAGCGATGCTGAATGGTGTGGGAAAATCACCGCAGCAAATTACAACGGATGATTTGCGAAAATATCTGATGGATTATCAAACACGGCGGCGGTCGAGCAAAGTTACGATTGATAATATCCGGCGTATTCTTTCCAGTTTCTTCTCGTGGCTGGAAGATGAAGATTTTATTGTGAAAAGCCCTGTTCGTAGGATTCACAAAGTAAAAACTGCGAAAATCATCAAGGAAACGTATACGGATGAAGCGTTGGAGCTGATGCGTGACAACTGTTCAACAGTACGAGATTTGGCGATTATTGATTTGCTGGCATCTTCTGGAATGCGTGTCGGGGAATTGGTGACACTTAATCGGGAGGATATCAATTTCAACGAGCGCGAATGTGTTGTATTTGGTAAGGGCAACAAGGAACGATTGGTATACTTTGACGCACGGACGAAGATCCACCTTCAAAATTATCTGGATGAACGGTCAGATAGCAATCCAGCACTCTTTGTGACGCTGAAAGAGCCGCACGAACGATTGATGATCGGTGGTGTGGAAACGATGCTTCGTGAATTGGGGCGGCGATTAAAGCTAAATAAGGTGCACCCGCACAAGTTCCGGCGTACATTGGCAACATCAGCAATTGACAAGGGAATGCCGATTGAACAGGTGCAGCAGCTTTTAGGACACCAGAAAATTGACACAACGATGCACTATGCAATGGTAAAACAACAAAATGTGAAATTGGCACATAGGAAATTTATTGGATAA
- a CDS encoding restriction endonuclease subunit S: protein MPTSWTQTGIYSLANIIYGAPFASKQFNTEGNGRPIIRIRDLKDQQFATYTTEVHPKGYLLHPGDIVVGMDGEFRPYIWGNDEAWLNQRVCVFENKRPNGKAFLYFTIKPLLFAIEQTQVATTVIHIGKKILMLLKSCSLIQNYWMLSM, encoded by the coding sequence ATGCCCACGTCGTGGACTCAAACCGGCATTTATTCATTGGCAAACATCATCTACGGTGCGCCTTTTGCCTCCAAACAGTTTAACACTGAAGGCAATGGAAGGCCGATCATTCGTATTCGTGATTTGAAAGATCAGCAGTTTGCGACATATACAACCGAAGTGCATCCAAAAGGGTATCTATTGCACCCTGGAGATATTGTCGTTGGTATGGACGGTGAATTTCGTCCCTATATTTGGGGTAACGATGAAGCGTGGTTAAATCAGCGAGTATGCGTATTCGAGAACAAGCGTCCGAACGGAAAAGCATTCCTTTATTTTACAATCAAGCCCTTGCTTTTTGCGATTGAACAAACTCAGGTAGCTACAACTGTTATTCATATTGGAAAAAAGATTTTGATGCTTTTGAAATCATGCTCCCTGATACAGAATTATTGGATGCTTTCGATGTAA
- a CDS encoding restriction endonuclease subunit S, producing the protein MDIADYLNGLAMQKYRPKDGETGLPVLKIKELRQGICDASSELCSPSIKSEYIIHDGDIIFSWSGSLLVDIWCGGTCGLNQHLFKVTSNNYDKWFYYLWTAHHLDRFIAVAADKATTMGHIKREELEKVEVIIPSKYDYKRIGASIKPLFDLIISNRIEDRKLTALRNTLLPKIMSGEIDVRDIQL; encoded by the coding sequence TTGGACATTGCAGACTATTTGAATGGGCTGGCAATGCAAAAATACCGTCCTAAAGATGGTGAAACAGGACTTCCCGTATTAAAAATCAAAGAATTAAGACAAGGTATTTGCGATGCCAGCAGCGAGCTTTGCTCACCCAGTATCAAGTCGGAGTATATTATTCATGATGGAGATATTATATTTTCTTGGTCGGGTAGTCTTTTGGTTGATATTTGGTGTGGCGGAACCTGTGGATTAAATCAGCATCTTTTCAAAGTGACCTCGAATAACTATGACAAGTGGTTCTATTATTTGTGGACAGCACATCATCTTGACAGATTCATTGCTGTTGCAGCAGATAAGGCAACAACTATGGGGCATATCAAAAGGGAAGAACTTGAAAAGGTAGAAGTAATTATTCCCTCTAAATACGATTATAAGCGAATTGGTGCCTCAATAAAACCACTTTTTGACTTGATTATTTCAAATCGAATTGAGGATCGAAAACTCACCGCTCTTAGAAATACCCTTTTGCCAAAGATTATGTCCGGGGAAATTGATGTGCGTGATATCCAGCTTTAA
- a CDS encoding DUF6036 family nucleotidyltransferase — translation MGKMILDDLRKRLERLDEDADLMIDNNDRYQMVIVGGSAFILLGKLTRATHDIDALSVPKELYSLLGKYDINTDVEAYIDNFPYNFQDRLQPLPFGGTKVQFYTPSLEDLVIAKLCSFRDTDKVDVESEAVRNSLNWALLEHLATDEDELKASILNDWRYRDFYIRYQEYVERWRPCES, via the coding sequence ATGGGAAAGATGATTTTAGATGACCTCCGCAAGCGTCTGGAACGTCTGGACGAAGACGCAGACCTGATGATCGACAATAACGACCGCTATCAGATGGTGATTGTGGGTGGCAGTGCGTTTATTTTGTTGGGCAAGCTGACCCGCGCTACCCATGATATTGATGCCTTGAGCGTTCCAAAAGAACTGTACAGCTTGCTCGGTAAGTACGACATCAACACCGATGTGGAAGCCTATATCGACAATTTTCCGTACAACTTCCAAGACCGGCTGCAGCCGCTGCCCTTTGGTGGCACAAAGGTGCAGTTCTACACACCCAGTCTGGAAGACTTAGTGATTGCAAAGCTCTGCTCTTTCCGGGACACCGACAAGGTAGACGTAGAGAGCGAAGCTGTGCGGAACTCTTTGAATTGGGCCTTGCTGGAACACCTTGCAACGGATGAAGATGAACTGAAAGCCAGCATCTTGAACGACTGGCGGTATCGGGATTTTTATATCCGTTATCAGGAGTATGTGGAGAGGTGGAGACCATGCGAAAGCTGA